One region of Streptomyces rishiriensis genomic DNA includes:
- a CDS encoding nuclear transport factor 2 family protein, producing MNDFQAIADRVEIEALRGEFTDAVMMRDRPRLASLFTPDGVLCMPNIPAEHIGREEIRTGGERLQSQWDFFVQTTHPGTILLDGDSATGRAYIQELARTLDGRQGLNYAVYHDRYRRTEEGWRFAERVYEVRYLDTSPLAGAAPHAAQDSRTGPADVTAVPAPAASFADPAPAERLERAAAALRANGFAAEILDDAAAARVRVHDLVPEGAGVLTGASETLRLSGIDEDINAGGRYDAVRPRVLAIDRATGAAEIRRLVACPDYVVNSVAAVTETGSLVLASGSGSQLPANAGGAAHAIWIVGAQKVVPDLGTALRRVEEHALPLENARAQAVYGTPSAVNRLLILNAEPHPGRGTVLLLREAIGY from the coding sequence ATGAACGACTTCCAGGCCATCGCCGACCGTGTCGAGATCGAGGCGCTGCGCGGCGAGTTCACCGACGCGGTGATGATGCGCGACCGCCCCCGCCTGGCGTCGCTGTTCACACCGGACGGTGTCCTGTGCATGCCCAACATCCCCGCCGAGCACATCGGCCGCGAGGAGATCCGCACCGGGGGCGAGAGGCTCCAGAGCCAGTGGGACTTCTTCGTGCAGACCACTCACCCCGGCACGATCCTCCTCGACGGCGACTCGGCGACCGGCCGCGCCTACATCCAGGAACTCGCGCGCACCCTCGACGGACGCCAGGGTCTGAACTACGCCGTCTACCACGACCGTTACCGGCGCACGGAGGAGGGCTGGAGGTTCGCCGAGCGGGTGTACGAGGTGAGGTATCTCGACACCTCCCCGCTGGCGGGCGCGGCGCCCCACGCGGCGCAGGACTCCCGCACCGGCCCGGCAGACGTCACGGCCGTCCCGGCTCCGGCGGCGTCCTTCGCCGACCCGGCTCCGGCCGAACGACTGGAGCGGGCGGCCGCCGCGTTGCGGGCCAACGGCTTCGCCGCCGAGATCCTGGACGACGCGGCGGCCGCACGCGTCCGCGTCCACGACCTGGTTCCCGAGGGCGCCGGCGTGCTCACCGGGGCCAGCGAGACCCTCCGTCTGTCGGGCATCGACGAGGACATCAACGCCGGCGGCCGGTACGACGCCGTCAGGCCGCGCGTCCTGGCCATCGACCGTGCCACCGGCGCCGCCGAGATACGAAGGCTGGTCGCCTGCCCCGACTACGTCGTCAACAGCGTCGCCGCGGTCACCGAGACGGGTTCGCTCGTGCTGGCCTCGGGCAGCGGCAGCCAGCTCCCCGCCAACGCGGGCGGCGCCGCCCACGCGATCTGGATCGTCGGCGCGCAGAAGGTCGTGCCCGACCTGGGCACGGCGCTGCGCCGCGTCGAGGAGCACGCCCTCCCGCTGGAGAACGCCCGCGCCCAGGCGGTGTACGGAACGCCCAGCGCCGTCAACCGCCTGCTCATCCTCAACGCGGAACCGCACCCCGGGCGCGGCACCGTGCTGCTGCTGCGAGAGGCGATCGGATACTGA
- the sigJ gene encoding RNA polymerase sigma factor SigJ encodes MTTTTEPGDEQSGPGLGAIMSERHRLINVAYRLLGSLADAEDVVQETYARWYAMSPGARRAVESPGAWLVTVAGRICLNQLGSARARRETYVGDWIPEPLPEPGEWITGRSGAGGTDPADRVTLDESVTMAFLVVLDAMTPAERVAFVLHDVFRYPFAEIAEIVGRTPAACRQLASSARRRIRTAQTPAGPSAGQADIVRRFSTAWQAKDIDALIGLLDPDAVATADGGGLAVTHPQPIVGGERIARAYTEIARRSGDRTTFLECTVNGLPGLVTRRDGDIVTVFAFEIAGERIRRIWAVRNPEKLRPWRVGRGTT; translated from the coding sequence ATGACCACCACAACCGAGCCCGGTGACGAGCAGAGCGGTCCGGGCCTCGGCGCGATCATGAGCGAGCGGCACCGCCTGATCAACGTCGCCTACCGGCTGCTCGGCTCCCTCGCCGACGCCGAGGACGTCGTGCAGGAGACCTACGCCCGCTGGTACGCCATGTCCCCCGGGGCGCGGCGGGCCGTCGAGTCGCCCGGCGCCTGGCTGGTGACGGTCGCCGGGCGGATCTGTCTGAACCAGCTCGGCTCGGCGCGGGCCAGGCGGGAGACGTACGTGGGCGACTGGATCCCCGAACCGCTGCCCGAGCCCGGCGAGTGGATCACCGGGCGGTCCGGCGCCGGCGGGACCGACCCGGCCGACCGGGTCACCCTCGACGAGTCGGTGACGATGGCCTTCCTGGTCGTCCTCGATGCGATGACCCCGGCCGAGCGCGTCGCGTTCGTCCTGCACGACGTCTTCCGCTACCCCTTCGCCGAGATCGCCGAGATCGTCGGCCGCACCCCGGCGGCGTGCCGCCAACTGGCCTCGTCCGCCCGCCGTCGCATCCGTACGGCGCAGACCCCGGCCGGCCCGAGTGCCGGGCAGGCCGACATCGTCAGGCGGTTCAGCACGGCCTGGCAGGCCAAGGACATCGACGCTCTGATCGGCCTGCTCGACCCCGACGCCGTCGCGACCGCCGACGGCGGCGGGCTGGCCGTCACCCACCCGCAGCCGATCGTCGGCGGTGAGCGGATCGCACGGGCCTACACCGAGATCGCACGGCGGTCGGGGGACCGTACGACGTTCCTGGAGTGCACGGTCAACGGTCTGCCCGGCTTGGTGACGCGGCGGGACGGCGACATCGTGACGGTGTTCGCGTTCGAGATCGCGGGCGAGCGGATCAGGCGTATCTGGGCGGTGCGAAACCCGGAGAAGCTGCGGCCCTGGCGAGTCGGCCGAGGCACGACCTAG